The Juglans microcarpa x Juglans regia isolate MS1-56 chromosome 2D, Jm3101_v1.0, whole genome shotgun sequence DNA window ACCAAACATCAGTTGCTTGATTCCAATTATGCTGTTAAATCAAAAGACAACAGGGGTAAAAGAATAGACAAAtgtgagttctttttttttttttttcaagtccaCGTAAAAATAGGGCCTAAGACCAACGAAGAAACATCAGATTCAAAAGTATCCAATTAAGACCAAGCCAAGAACAATTAAGGAGctgaaagagtgaaaaaaaaaaaaaaaaaatgggaattCTAGCCATTAGCGTATGCATGCCTGTCTTAACCTCACATTCCTATGTAGAAACACAAAGATGCAGAGATAAGTTAATCAGTACTTCCTGGCCCAAACCTTAATTGGTGAGTCACTACAAACTAAGAAgataatttgaaaagaaatagagagagatgcAGAGCTTACTCAGAACTTAGTTGTGTCAATGAATTTATCAGAACATCCAGAAGCAGCGGTTCACGGGTCCCAATATCCACCCtgttaaaattgaatttttttatagtctGTTAAAATTGCTACCATTTCTATTAgcaagatctctctctctctctctctctctcaatgtatgtatataaatacTTCCATTGCCAATTACCAAAAACAATCAGCACACCTATATTGAGCATTATCcagaaaagaatattaaaaaaacataaacacacTCGCATCCATTATCCATAATTTCAAAATGGTTCCCTACCAGAATCGTGCCAAGTTGTCTTGAATCTCAAGATCCCCAATATTGTAAAATGTAGTTGGTGTCGCATTTGCTCCCTGAACAGCATCATAACTAGGTCTTTTATCCGACTGAGATTGTGACAGCTGCAGGAACAACATTGTGTACTATGTAATTAACAAAGAACTTTTGTTTTTGATGGGTAGTGTAATTAAAAAAGAACCTAGATGGCTTAAAAATTCTCCTTTAAGTTTCCAAGTAACTTGCCATCCATCCATGTCCACAACTTCCTATAGGGTATGGCAtgaaatatatatcaaaatgtTACGAGAATCAAACTTACTTGCATATTCATGGAATTGCATCCACCAAGACGTCCAATAATGTGCCACGATCGGATGGTCTGAAAATAAACCAAATCAAGTCAGGCTTCAaactagggaaaaaaaaaaaggggggggaaggttaaagaaagaaaaagaaaaggtcaaCAACCTCATCTTGTGAAGAGGTCACTGTTAAGTTGAAGAGCAGTCACTTACATCACAAATTAGGGTAATATCTTTCCCCAATGGAACATTGTAGAACTCGAACCATATGTATGAGTTTGAGAAATCAAATCTGGATATGTCAGTCGACAAAGAGTAAATTGACACCAGAATACTGATTAATTGCACACCTATTGGAAAGCTCAATGAAAGAGACCAAGTATAATACAAGAAACAGCAAATGATGAAACAGTTGTAGTCACATCTATTATAGGGAGTTGATGAAAGATACCGTCTCCAGAAACAAGAAACATGTACTTAAAATATTTCGGCCCTCAAGGAAAATTTAGGTTCAGCTACAAACATGGTGGACTCTGCAACCATTCATGCGAATGCAAAAACACTTATGGACTCAATTTATCACTTTGAATTCAATAAGTCCAATTGTATCTGGACCCTATCCGgtctaaaatgaaaaagatgaaataaaaaactaattgtTAAAACATTTACATTGGAAAAAAAGATCAGTGAACATTGAGTTGCGGTCCATAAAGCTTAAGTAGGGATAAAACTGTGTTTGAACATGGGGATCTCTCCTAAATTCTGCACCCATAATATTGGTAACAATGCAAACTTGCAAATGTCATCCTATACAACCCTTTTCTTTGCTGAATCAGTAACACAGAAGAGCATTGCTCTTATGAAACAAATTGAAGTGATATCTAACGTAGGTTCAGGTTCAAACAAATTGAAGAACAAATTAAAACTCGCATATTCTTATGAAAAGCAATCACGTGAGGATAATTAGCATATATAAAACTATTAATGCATTCTGCATTTCATTACGCACCACAAAGTTGCATTAGTTGAATGTCCCATTATGCACTACATAATGTCCCATTGTACTCCAAACTTACTTGTTGAATGTCACTTTCATTGGTATTGCTGAACCAGTCTTTGTCTGCAAAATTttgttcctcttcttcctcaacCTCTCCTCCATCTGCGACTCGACAAATCCCCTTTTAAGTCACACACGAAAAATCCCAAAAAGCTACTACTAACAGCTCCAAAACCATACCCCCTATCCGCACTATATCTCAACCACTTCCACCAAAACTAACACTCAAAACTTTAACTTgatagtttgtttttttattttggaaaaaaaaaaagaacaggaaTTGAGCAAAGAAATTCCGACGATGCATTGCTTACTTTGGACCGTGCCTTTTGCGGGTCGTCCAGACAACTACCGAGGATTTCAGCGAACTCGGGGTCTCTATCGTaatctttctcttcttctctccctCGGTACCCACCGCTGGCTGAGAATTCAAATTCATTCTCATCTCTATCGTCATCTTCGTCGTCGCCTTCTACTTTTTCTGGTTCAGATTCTCTCTGCAAGTTTTGGGTATTCAGTTTCTGTGTTCGACTCGATTTAGCGGTACATAGGAATGTTCTGGTTCGAGTACAGGCCGGATTGGAAAGATTAAAGGCCGGGAAGCGGCGGTTGAGTGAAAAAATGGGGTACGGGATCGGAATGTTTGGCAGTGAAGGGGATGGTGGGTAGGGGCGTAGGATAAGCATCCTTTTGGGGAGCTGGCCGATGTTTGCAACAGATGATTCCATGTGCTGTGAAGGCTGGTGTCATCGTTTATCCATCTCCTGCCGGCTTTCCTTAACCTGCGCCTCTTCACTCTTGTTAGGCACCCCGATCTTATCTCTAATATTAAGGACCACAAGCTTGTCTTAGTGAGAATGATTATCGAGTAAACTTATCAAATTGTTTGGCCTTTAACAATGGGATAGTGTTTGAGTGATGAAATAATAGAGATGATAATGAAATCGAATGTTCTAAGAGATGAATAATGGTGTTTGATGCTAGGTGAAGTGGCTTGAAGGTTATCCTTGATGTTGGGACCACTTAGAAGATGATTAGAAttggtatggtgaagtgtaACTATGGTTTTTTATGGTAGCCAATGATGATTTcaagattgagaagagatggaTTAAGGTTGGAGTCTTAGATAAGATGCTAGGATTTAGAAagtgtttgaatgagtctagggttACTCCTTGACTTTAGAGATTATGAGATGGAAGATAggatttgaatatggcaagATAGAATTGGGATTTTTGGTTGACTTGAGTGATTATAATGAATGAGAGATTTGAAAGATTGGATATAGTAGATGAGATGGAGTTTAAATGAGTCAATGATTGCTCATTGACTTTAGGGATTGGCTAAGATAAGATAAGGAATATATGatttggatttgaatatggcaagATGATAGAGTCTTTGGTTGATTAGGTCTATGGAAGGAGTTGAGAAATTTAAGGAATTGGATGAGTAATTTGAGAGattgagtgattctagggaagttcctAGAATCAAGCGATTGGCATGAGATGAGTCAACTTTCCTTGAGTTAAGGAAGTTGCCAAATAGGTCTCTTGATGGACAGCTATGGTTTGTGTGAGTGGATGGaggcaagactcctaaaaggaatgaaTTACCTTTTAGAGATTTGAGGTGAACAGTTAGGATTTTATGGATGGAAGTATTTGGTGTGGCCAAATATGTAAGTGGAGTATATGGACTAGGGTTTTATAGATATGGAAAGATTTACAGGCAAACCACTTATGGTAAGTATGACTCACGGCTAGGGTAAGTTGGATGATGGGAAGTGGCAATTTCGGTTAGGTCAATGAATATGATGGATGAAAGATAATTATGGGATGTGGCCAATTATGGAAGGTAGGGCAAACAATGCGGTAGTCGAAATTTGTGGGTGACAAGGATCAAATGGATGAATAATATGGATGAACACGTATGAACATTCAAGAACACAATGATGAACAACTTCACCACAAAGTCAAGAATGCACAAAgatgaatggactcaacaaaggaATAAGAAgacccttttttatttatatggatATTTAGATATGCAAGAAAATGTAGATGAACAAGATGGATAATAAAGATAATGGAATGAAACAAAAGATAGCCAATTCAAgtatgattcacgaattgcacatagatgaaataaacctctttattgatgaacttgaaaataacaaaggtaacaacaacttggattcacgaattgcaccaagttgcaagaacaagataagttgaatcacacctattcacgaattgcaaggtgatgattCTCTattagggattcacgaattgcacccaagtaGCCCAAATGGCTAGCACCGAAagggtgatctcaagaacaagtctacccACTTAGGAAATTTGCCAAaggttcaaaagatgtaaactaaaTGCCTAAGGATCCTATTTATAGATAATACAAAGTGGAAACCCTAAAAGGTCCCTTggtaaataaagataaataaataaataaacaagtgatAGTGGAGTGGAACCCATGGGGGCCCACGAcattggcccttggtggccttggTTGGTCCATGCATGCCTAGGACCATGTCCTAGGCCGGTTTTTGATAGGGTCTTGACAACTCTTCAGTCCTCATAGCGTAGTAAGCCGAATTATTATTACAAAACCGCTTTGCACGGGTTCGGCTGTTTCAAAGGGATTACCATTCTCCAATAATAATCTGCCACGTCAGCCATTCCGCACAATTCACATGAGGATCATCACAGTCGAATGCCCCTGCAAACTAGATATCTTCTTCAGAAACTCAACCTAGTCGAACGCCGCGTCACAAATTTCAAATTCGTCGCTTAGTTTAGTCAGCCACCAGCTTCGGCGCCAACAATTCTGTCGGCCACCATCTCCTATTATACATATCCCACCACACCATAGAAAGTGTCTACAATTATGCGAAGAGCAGCCTTTTGATTATGAAGCTGTCGATTTTCGattgcctttttcttttcgAGTTTTGTCTGTCTATTCTGATATCTTCTACTGATTTTCACCTAATAGTGATCATATTTGTATCAATTTTCATACACAATTTGTACTATATTAACTCTCAGTCTgcttttaaaaattgaattttcgaTTTTGGGGTTGGGGTCGTAGTTTAAAAGtaaatacaagaaagaaaaaagaaaattgactcTCGATGTTGGGTGTTGTGGTTTGTATTCTGGATTTGTTGGTCAAGGTTtgtatttcttgtattttttagttttatttttgattgaaAAGAGTTGTGGTTGTGAATCACATGGTGGCAGGGCGAGTCAATGTAGGATAACAGACTTATATAAGCCCTCCGAAAGAGAGTATGACTATTACAGGAATGATTCTTGTGGTGTGGAATACAATAAGGCCTGTGATCGTGTTGCCAGCGATAAGAACGGGCACAATTATTCATCAAAAACTTGTAATTCGGGGTTTAGAAGAGACAGGTTTGGCTTTAGGACTGAAGACCGAAAATTGGATGAGTTTTCTATGGGTAATGAGCTCATGGCTCACAAAGATGGGGTGTAGATGCCTCCATTCGTTGGCTAACAAGATGAAGATGAGGGTTCGCAAAGGAAGGAGATGACTAAGACGAAGGTCTACGACGCA harbors:
- the LOC121251023 gene encoding uncharacterized protein LOC121251023, which codes for MESSVANIGQLPKRMLILRPYPPSPSLPNIPIPYPIFSLNRRFPAFNLSNPACTRTRTFLCTAKSSRTQKLNTQNLQRESEPEKVEGDDEDDDRDENEFEFSASGGYRGREEEKDYDRDPEFAEILGSCLDDPQKARSKMEERLRKKRNKILQTKTGSAIPMKVTFNKFDFSNSYIWFEFYNVPLGKDITLICDTIRSWHIIGRLGGCNSMNMQLSQSQSDKRPSYDAVQGANATPTTFYNIGDLEIQDNLARFWVDIGTREPLLLDVLINSLTQLSSDIIGIKQLMFGGSEFENWKENLTSEDAGFSVHKI